A stretch of the Chelonoidis abingdonii isolate Lonesome George chromosome 11, CheloAbing_2.0, whole genome shotgun sequence genome encodes the following:
- the RIBC1 gene encoding RIB43A-like with coiled-coils protein 1, with protein MHKVDLPLENKEAAALEARREREKQRLSRIFNARHRTMGVDVEALRSQVEERKLREETEKRRDETYDAERVLCDQVAQMLEEEECQRVRRLHQAVQEFREQQQPPSTRREWDLYNPEGLRQDHPARVSDYDPHCGPASLQRFAGEDLALPTRHQLQQEQQCHSLEEQRAEWQRAMADSKYADMLEDKKRVELDLRAQQLAQLEEECRHAKDLATADYNRAQEAEAAEQHRLAHQQEQDDNQAEIHNHLTGPLLTEDPAVADSPLGPHRILTDRWKGMSPKQVEAMWKAQEEQRQENQRLREAERQREAEWEAQRQLAARAAMVLEEEQRRARLQLRKGLDAYNQQLAQEQRAQQQYLQRELYTNPPSAAYHLQFNTSSR; from the exons ATGCACAAAGTGGACCTACCGCTGGAGAACAAGGAGGCGGCTGCCCTCGAGGCACGGAGGGAGCGAGAGAAGCAGCGACTGAGTCGCATCTTCAATGCACGCCACCGCACCATGGGG gtGGACGTGGAAGCCCTGAGGAGTCAAGTGGAGGAGCGGAAGCTGAGAGAGGAAACGGAGAAACGCCGGGATGAGACCTATG acgCCGAGCGGGTGCTGTGCGACCAGGTGGCGCagatgctggaggaggaggaatgccaGCGGGTGCGGCGCCTCCACCAGGCTGTGCAGGAGTtccgggagcagcagcagccaccctcCACCCGGCGGGAGTGGGACCTGTACAACCCCGAGGGGCTGCGCCAGGACCACCCGGCCCGGGTCAGCGACTACGACCCCCACTGCGGTCCCGCCAGCCTGCAGCGCTTTGCCGGCGAGGACCTGGCGCTGCCCACCCGCCatcagctgcagcaggagcagcagtgccACAGCCTGGAGGAACAGCGGGCCGAGTGGCAGCGGGCCATGGCCGACTCCAAGTATGCAG ACATGCTGGAAGATAAGAAGCGGGTGGAGCTGGACCTGCGGGCACAGCAgctggcccagctggaggaggaatgCCGCCATGCCAAGGACCTCGCCACGGCCGACTACAACCGGGCCCAG gaagcagaggcagcagaGCAGCACCGGCTGGCACATCAGCAAGAACAGGATGACAACCAAGCCGAGATCCACAACCACCTGACGGGGCCGCTGTTGACAGAGGATCCAGCCGTGGCTGACAGCCCGCTGGGGCCTCACCGTATCCTCACCGACCGCTGGAAGGGCATGAGCCCCAAGCAAGTGGAGGCCATGTGGAAGGCCCAGGAGGAGCAACGGCAGGAGAACCAG AGGCTGCGGGAGGCAGAGCGGCAGCGGGAGGCTGAATGGGAGGCAcagcggcagctggcagcccgcGCGGCCATggtgctggaggaggagcagcgCCGGGCCCGGCTGCAGCTGAGGAAAGGCCTGGATGCCTACAACCAGCAGCTGGCGCAGGAGCAGAGAGCACA GCAGCAGTACCTGCAGAGGGAGCTGTACACCAACCCGCCCAGCGCCGCGTACCACCTGCAGTTCAACACCAGCAGCCGCTAG